In Candidatus Sodalis pierantonius str. SOPE, one DNA window encodes the following:
- a CDS encoding alpha/beta fold hydrolase, translating into MTPWAVRHRQPGSRRRPCLVWLHGLLGSGDDWLPVLPYFAGWPQVTLDLPGHGDSAALPPQPFAALSTTLSQTLRALNIGDYITIGYSLGGRIALYHACHGQDSFWRGLFVEGAHPGLTEVIRLRAGNRGAGVAAMLIVGSLGRQPDLLAPFTFAVRLSVRRPRRQVLGAGRAGGAPLVAGSGGRA; encoded by the coding sequence ATGACGCCCTGGGCGGTGCGGCACAGGCAACCGGGCAGCCGTCGGCGGCCTTGTCTGGTCTGGCTGCACGGCCTGCTCGGCTCGGGCGACGACTGGTTGCCCGTTCTGCCGTATTTTGCCGGCTGGCCGCAGGTGACGCTGGATCTACCGGGCCACGGCGACAGCGCCGCACTGCCGCCGCAGCCGTTTGCCGCGCTGTCGACGACGCTCAGCCAGACCCTGCGCGCCCTGAACATTGGCGACTATATCACGATCGGCTATTCCCTCGGCGGGCGTATCGCGCTTTATCACGCCTGCCATGGCCAAGATTCCTTTTGGCGCGGGTTGTTTGTCGAAGGCGCGCATCCCGGTCTGACGGAGGTGATCCGGCTGCGCGCCGGTAATCGCGGCGCAGGCGTGGCGGCGATGTTGATCGTCGGCTCGTTGGGCCGCCAGCCGGATCTTCTGGCGCCGTTTACCTTTGCCGTTCGGTTATCTGTGCGGCGCCCAAGACGCCAAGTTCTCGGCGCTGGCCGAGCAGGCGGGGCTCCCCTGGTGGCCGGTAGCGGCGGCAGGGCATAA
- the nuoJ gene encoding NADH-quinone oxidoreductase subunit J has product MELAFYLSGLVAVLATLRVITHTQPVHALLYLIISLLAIACVFFSLGAYFAGALEIIVYAGAIMVLFVFVVMMLNMSVGRDKQESAWLRPRVWIGPSLLSLVLLAVLVRALAGACDHDIAGELIAAKTVGIALFGPYVLAVELASMLLLAGLVVAFHLGRDERDSVDALYKGPKMTDAIKRRGEEQT; this is encoded by the coding sequence ATGGAACTGGCGTTTTATCTTTCCGGCCTGGTGGCGGTGCTGGCGACGTTACGCGTCATCACCCATACCCAACCGGTACATGCGCTGCTGTACCTGATTATTTCGCTACTGGCCATCGCCTGCGTATTCTTTTCGCTGGGGGCCTACTTCGCCGGCGCGTTGGAAATTATCGTTTACGCCGGCGCCATCATGGTGTTGTTCGTGTTCGTGGTGATGATGCTCAACATGAGCGTCGGCCGCGATAAACAAGAAAGCGCCTGGTTGCGTCCCCGGGTCTGGATCGGGCCGTCGCTGCTGTCGCTGGTACTGCTGGCGGTGCTGGTGCGCGCGCTGGCCGGCGCGTGCGATCACGACATCGCGGGGGAGCTTATTGCGGCTAAAACCGTCGGCATCGCGCTGTTCGGTCCTTATGTGTTGGCAGTGGAGCTGGCCTCCATGCTGCTGCTGGCGGGGCTGGTGGTTGCGTTCCATCTGGGCCGCGACGAGCGCGACAGTGTCGATGCGCTTTATAAGGGGCCGAAGATGACCGACGCCATCAAGAGAAGAGGGGAGGAGCAAACATGA
- the nuoN gene encoding NADH-quinone oxidoreductase subunit NuoN: MTITPQQLIALLPLLIVGLTVVVVMLCIAWRRNHFINATLTVIGLNLALLSLWFVAQNGPMDVTPLMRVDGYSMLYTGLVLMASLATSTLAYAWLAGYPGNRDEFYLLVLIAAMGGILLACANHLAALFLGIELISLPLFGMVGYAFRQKRSLEASIKYTLLSAAASSFLLFGMALVYASTGHLSFAGIGQTLNDGMLAQPVLLAGLGMMIVGVGFKLSLVPFHLWTPDVYQGAPAPVSTFLATASKIAIFAVVMRLFLYAPVTHNEVVRLVLAIIAFASMLFGNLMALSQSNIKRVLGYSSIAHLGYLLVGLIAVQAHTLALETVGVYLAGYVFASLGAFGVVSLMSSPYTGEDADSLYSYRGLFWHKPLLSSVLTVMMLSLAGIPMTLGFIGKFYVIALGVNSHLGWLTGAVVAGSAIGLFYYLRIMVSLYLSPPENLRRDTPSNWALTAGGVVVLISSLLVLLLGLYPQPLITLVQLAQPIL; this comes from the coding sequence ATGACAATAACTCCTCAACAACTGATCGCATTATTACCGCTGTTGATCGTCGGATTGACGGTGGTGGTTGTGATGCTGTGCATTGCGTGGCGACGCAACCACTTTATCAACGCAACGCTGACGGTCATCGGGCTTAACCTGGCGCTGCTGTCGCTGTGGTTCGTGGCGCAGAATGGCCCGATGGACGTGACGCCGCTGATGCGCGTCGACGGCTACTCTATGCTCTACACCGGGCTGGTGCTGATGGCCAGCCTGGCGACCAGCACGCTGGCCTACGCCTGGCTGGCGGGCTATCCGGGCAACCGCGATGAATTTTATCTGCTGGTGCTGATTGCCGCGATGGGCGGGATCCTGCTCGCCTGCGCCAATCATTTGGCGGCGCTGTTCCTCGGTATTGAGCTGATTTCGCTGCCGCTGTTCGGGATGGTGGGTTATGCGTTCCGCCAAAAGCGCTCGCTGGAAGCCAGCATTAAGTACACGCTGCTGTCCGCGGCGGCGTCCTCCTTCTTGCTGTTCGGTATGGCGCTGGTGTATGCCAGTACCGGTCACCTGTCTTTCGCCGGCATTGGCCAAACACTTAACGACGGCATGTTGGCGCAACCGGTGCTGCTGGCGGGTTTGGGCATGATGATCGTCGGCGTCGGCTTCAAGCTGTCGCTGGTGCCGTTCCACCTGTGGACGCCAGATGTTTACCAGGGCGCGCCCGCGCCGGTGTCCACCTTCCTGGCGACCGCCAGTAAAATCGCGATTTTCGCGGTGGTGATGCGTCTGTTCCTCTACGCGCCGGTGACCCACAATGAAGTGGTGCGGCTGGTGCTGGCTATCATTGCCTTCGCCTCCATGCTGTTCGGCAACCTAATGGCCCTGAGCCAAAGCAATATCAAGCGGGTGCTGGGCTATTCGTCCATTGCCCATCTGGGTTATTTATTGGTGGGATTGATTGCGGTGCAGGCCCACACGCTGGCGCTGGAAACCGTCGGCGTATATCTGGCGGGTTATGTGTTCGCAAGCCTGGGGGCGTTCGGCGTCGTCAGCTTGATGTCCAGCCCCTACACCGGCGAGGATGCGGATTCGCTGTATTCCTACCGCGGTCTGTTTTGGCATAAGCCGCTGTTGTCGTCGGTGCTGACGGTGATGATGTTGTCGCTGGCGGGCATCCCCATGACGCTCGGTTTTATCGGCAAGTTCTACGTTATCGCGCTCGGCGTGAATAGCCATCTGGGCTGGCTGACCGGTGCGGTGGTGGCCGGTAGCGCCATCGGGCTGTTTTACTACTTGCGTATCATGGTCAGCCTCTACCTGTCGCCGCCCGAAAACCTGCGGCGCGATACCCCTTCCAACTGGGCGCTGACCGCCGGCGGTGTTGTGGTACTGATCTCCTCGCTGCTGGTGCTGCTGCTCGGGCTGTATCCGCAGCCGCTCATCACGCTGGTGCAGTTGGCGCAGCCCATTCTCTAA
- the nuoH gene encoding NADH-quinone oxidoreductase subunit NuoH, which yields MSWLTPEVIDILLTVVKAVVILLVVVTCGAYMSFAERRLLGLFQNRYGPNRVGWGGSLQLLADVLKMMFKEDWIPPFADRGIFTLAPVIAFTSLLITFAIVPVSPTWVVADFNIGVLFFLMMAGLAVYAVLFAGWSSNNKYSLLGAMRASAQTLSYEVFLGLSLMGVVAQAGSFNLGAIVESQAHLWNVVPQFFGFVTFALAGVAVCHRHPFDQPEAEQELADGYHIEYSGMKFGLFFVGEYVGIVTISALMVTLFFGGWQGPWLPPFIWFAIKTAFFMMMFILIRAALPRPRYDQVMALGWKICLPLTLLNLLATAAVILYNAH from the coding sequence ATGAGTTGGTTGACACCGGAGGTCATCGATATCCTCCTGACGGTGGTGAAGGCGGTGGTTATCCTGTTGGTGGTGGTCACCTGCGGCGCCTATATGAGCTTTGCCGAACGGCGCCTGCTGGGGCTGTTCCAAAACCGCTACGGGCCCAACCGCGTAGGCTGGGGCGGATCGCTGCAACTGCTGGCCGACGTGTTGAAGATGATGTTTAAAGAGGACTGGATCCCGCCGTTCGCCGATCGGGGCATTTTCACCCTGGCGCCGGTTATCGCCTTTACCTCATTGCTGATTACCTTTGCCATTGTGCCGGTGAGCCCGACCTGGGTGGTGGCCGATTTCAATATCGGCGTCCTGTTCTTTTTGATGATGGCCGGGCTGGCGGTTTACGCGGTGCTGTTTGCCGGCTGGTCGAGCAATAATAAATACTCCCTGTTGGGCGCCATGCGCGCCTCGGCGCAGACGCTGAGTTATGAAGTGTTCCTCGGTTTATCGTTGATGGGGGTGGTGGCGCAGGCTGGCTCGTTTAATCTCGGCGCGATCGTCGAGTCGCAGGCGCACCTGTGGAACGTGGTGCCGCAATTCTTCGGCTTTGTCACCTTTGCTCTGGCGGGCGTCGCGGTATGTCACCGCCACCCCTTCGATCAGCCGGAAGCCGAGCAGGAGCTGGCCGACGGTTACCATATTGAATATTCGGGGATGAAGTTCGGCCTGTTTTTCGTCGGCGAATACGTCGGCATCGTGACCATTTCGGCGCTGATGGTGACGCTGTTCTTCGGCGGCTGGCAGGGGCCGTGGTTGCCGCCGTTTATCTGGTTTGCCATAAAAACCGCTTTCTTTATGATGATGTTCATCCTGATCCGCGCGGCGCTGCCCCGTCCGCGCTACGACCAGGTGATGGCGCTGGGCTGGAAAATCTGCCTGCCGCTGACGCTGCTCAACCTGTTGGCGACCGCAGCGGTCATCTTGTACAACGCGCATTAA
- the nuoK gene encoding NADH-quinone oxidoreductase subunit NuoK, with protein sequence MIPLSHGLILAAILFVLGLTGMMIRRNLLFMLLGLEIMINASALAFIVAGSYWGQADGQVMYILAVTLAAAEASIGLALLLQLHRRRRTLDIDTVSEMHG encoded by the coding sequence ATGATCCCGTTATCACACGGTCTCATCCTGGCCGCTATCCTGTTTGTGCTGGGCCTGACGGGGATGATGATCCGCCGCAATCTGCTGTTTATGCTCTTGGGGCTTGAGATCATGATTAACGCCTCGGCGCTGGCGTTCATTGTGGCCGGCAGCTATTGGGGCCAGGCGGACGGGCAGGTGATGTATATCCTGGCGGTTACCCTGGCCGCCGCCGAGGCCAGTATCGGCCTGGCGTTGCTGCTGCAATTGCACCGTCGCCGCCGGACCCTGGATATCGACACTGTCAGCGAGATGCACGGATGA
- a CDS encoding chorismate-binding protein → MTGVTHLPELPAWRCLVAQALGQFCQGGLEKVVLARRSTLRVEMPPSPLALMAASRQVNHRCFHYLMAWSAHEAFLGSSPERLYHLDDRRLDTEALAGTVACDPDPRQAARALDVSGPEIIRLRTVQHLRRGIQGDLQHADDSLCLALLQPTAAFIQRHEPFARRWYAGSAGYLTLDESEFCVALRCARVSSHHI, encoded by the coding sequence GTGACCGGCGTGACGCATCTCCCCGAGCTGCCGGCGTGGCGATGCCTTGTAGCTCAAGCGTTGGGGCAATTCTGCCAGGGCGGGCTGGAGAAAGTGGTGCTGGCCCGGCGCTCTACGCTGCGCGTGGAGATGCCCCCTTCGCCGCTGGCGCTGATGGCGGCCAGCCGCCAGGTAAACCACCGGTGTTTCCATTACCTGATGGCCTGGTCGGCCCATGAGGCCTTTTTGGGATCCAGCCCGGAGCGGCTTTATCATCTCGACGATCGCAGGCTTGATACCGAAGCCCTGGCCGGCACCGTCGCCTGCGATCCGGATCCCCGGCAGGCCGCGCGGGCGCTGGATGTCAGCGGCCCGGAAATCATCCGCCTGCGCACCGTACAGCATTTGCGACGGGGGATTCAGGGAGATTTGCAGCACGCCGACGACAGCCTCTGCCTGGCGCTGCTGCAGCCGACGGCGGCGTTTATTCAGCGTCACGAACCCTTCGCCCGCCGCTGGTACGCCGGGTCGGCAGGCTACCTGACCCTTGATGAGAGCGAGTTTTGCGTGGCGTTGCGCTGTGCCCGGGTGTCAAGTCACCATATCTGA
- the nuoL gene encoding NADH-quinone oxidoreductase subunit L yields MNLLYLTLLFPLAGFLLLAFSRGRWSENLAATVGVGSVGLSALTTVWVALDFFGARGDGAAVFTQTLWHWMAVGDFQIPITLSLDGMSLTMLSVVTGVGFFIHLYASWYMRGEEGYSRFFAYTNLFIASMLVLVLADNLLLMYLGWEGVGLCSYLLIGFYYSESKNGAAAMKAFIVTRVGDVLLAFALFILYDQLGTLNFHDLMVLAPQKLAEGSPAITWATLMLLGGAVGKSAQLPLQTWLADAMAGPTPVSALIHAATMVTAGVYLIARTHGLFLMAPEVLHLVGIVGAVTLVLAGFAALVQTDIKRVLAYSTMSQIGYMFLALGVQAWDAAIFHLMTHAFFKALLFLSSGSVILACHHEQNIFKMGGLRKSIPLVYICFLVGAAALSALPLVTAGFYSKDEILWGALANGHSVLMLAGLVGAFLTSVYTFRMIFIVFHGKAQIQAHACRGISHHLPLVVLMGLSTFIGAWITPPLAGVLPAGEFGHDGKLALEITSGAVAIIGICLAAALWLGQRRLVNAVAASAPGRFFSVWWFHAWGFDWLYDKVFVKPYLAIARLLARDPLNAVMNLPALLARWAGRGLTVSENGQLRWYATSLSLGAVVVVALLVFV; encoded by the coding sequence ATGAACCTACTCTATTTAACCCTATTATTCCCCTTGGCGGGTTTCCTGCTGCTGGCGTTCTCCCGCGGTCGCTGGTCTGAAAACCTGGCGGCGACGGTGGGCGTTGGCAGCGTCGGGCTGTCGGCGTTGACCACCGTTTGGGTGGCGCTGGATTTCTTCGGCGCGCGCGGCGATGGCGCGGCGGTGTTTACCCAAACGCTGTGGCACTGGATGGCGGTGGGCGATTTTCAAATTCCCATCACCCTCAGCCTGGACGGCATGTCGCTGACGATGCTGTCGGTCGTCACCGGCGTCGGCTTCTTCATCCATCTTTATGCCTCGTGGTACATGCGTGGGGAAGAGGGCTATTCGCGCTTTTTCGCCTACACCAATCTGTTTATCGCCAGCATGCTGGTGCTGGTGCTGGCGGACAACCTGCTGCTGATGTATCTCGGCTGGGAAGGGGTGGGGCTATGCAGCTACCTGCTGATCGGTTTCTATTACAGCGAGTCGAAAAACGGCGCCGCGGCAATGAAGGCGTTTATCGTCACCCGCGTGGGGGATGTGCTGCTGGCGTTCGCGCTGTTTATCCTTTATGACCAGCTCGGAACGCTGAATTTCCACGATCTGATGGTGCTGGCGCCGCAAAAACTGGCGGAGGGCTCCCCGGCCATCACCTGGGCGACCCTGATGCTGCTGGGCGGCGCGGTGGGGAAATCGGCGCAGCTGCCGCTGCAAACCTGGCTGGCGGACGCTATGGCCGGTCCGACGCCGGTGTCGGCGCTGATTCACGCCGCCACCATGGTGACCGCCGGCGTGTATCTTATCGCCCGCACCCACGGCCTGTTCCTGATGGCGCCGGAGGTGTTGCATCTGGTGGGGATCGTCGGCGCGGTTACGCTGGTGCTGGCGGGGTTCGCCGCGCTGGTGCAGACCGATATCAAACGGGTGCTGGCCTATTCCACCATGAGCCAGATAGGCTATATGTTTCTGGCCTTGGGCGTTCAGGCCTGGGACGCGGCCATTTTTCACCTGATGACCCACGCGTTTTTCAAAGCGTTGCTGTTCTTGTCCTCCGGTTCGGTGATCCTCGCCTGCCACCACGAGCAAAACATCTTCAAGATGGGCGGCCTGAGAAAGTCGATTCCGCTGGTGTATATTTGCTTTTTGGTGGGCGCCGCGGCGCTGTCGGCGCTGCCGCTGGTGACCGCCGGCTTCTATTCCAAGGATGAAATCCTCTGGGGGGCGCTGGCCAATGGCCATAGCGTACTGATGCTGGCCGGCCTGGTGGGGGCGTTCCTCACCTCGGTGTATACCTTCCGCATGATCTTTATCGTGTTCCACGGCAAGGCGCAAATCCAGGCTCACGCCTGCCGCGGCATCAGCCATCATCTGCCGCTGGTGGTACTGATGGGGTTGTCCACCTTCATCGGCGCCTGGATTACGCCGCCGCTGGCGGGAGTCCTGCCGGCTGGTGAGTTCGGTCATGACGGTAAACTGGCGCTGGAAATCACCTCGGGCGCGGTCGCCATCATCGGTATTTGCCTGGCGGCGGCACTGTGGCTCGGCCAGCGCCGTTTGGTCAACGCCGTGGCCGCCAGCGCGCCGGGACGTTTCTTCTCGGTCTGGTGGTTCCACGCCTGGGGATTCGACTGGCTTTACGACAAGGTCTTCGTCAAACCCTACCTGGCCATCGCGCGGCTGCTGGCGCGCGATCCCCTTAACGCGGTGATGAATCTTCCCGCGCTGCTGGCGCGCTGGGCCGGACGCGGCCTGACGGTGAGCGAAAACGGGCAGTTGCGCTGGTATGCGACGTCGTTGAGTTTGGGTGCGGTTGTCGTGGTGGCGCTGTTGGTATTCGTTTAA
- the elaB gene encoding stress response protein ElaB: MTTPNDPLQPHETHVDDDVQLLSETLEEVLAYSGDKTDQKYVELKTRAQQALDDVKTRVSHASDTYYLKARQAVSAADDYVQENPWHGVGIGASVGLVVGLLLARR, encoded by the coding sequence ATGACTACACCTAACGATCCCCTTCAGCCGCACGAAACGCATGTCGACGATGACGTGCAGCTCCTGTCCGAAACGCTGGAAGAGGTGCTGGCTTATTCCGGCGATAAAACCGATCAAAAGTATGTCGAGCTGAAGACCCGCGCGCAGCAGGCCCTGGATGATGTTAAAACGCGTGTGAGCCATGCGTCCGACACCTACTATCTGAAAGCCCGGCAGGCAGTGAGCGCCGCGGATGACTATGTGCAGGAAAACCCTTGGCATGGCGTCGGCATCGGCGCCTCGGTTGGGCTGGTGGTGGGGCTACTGTTGGCGCGCCGATAA
- the nuoM gene encoding NADH-quinone oxidoreductase subunit M — translation MLLPWLILIPFIGGLLCWQCERFGTRVPRWIALIAMGLTLALSLLLWQQGGYTLAMAQGLPQWQVEYLLPWIPRFGISIHLALDGLSLLMVVLTGLLGVLAILCSWREIQRYQGFFHLNLLWILGGVIGVFLAIDMFLFFFFWEMMLVPMYFLIALWGHKASDGKTRITAAIKFFIYTQASGLVMLVAILGLVLVHYNATGVWTFNYEDLLRTPMSKRLEYLLMLGFFLAFAVKMPVMPLHGWLPDAHSQAPTAGSVDLAGILLKTAAYGMLRFSLPLFPHASHQFAPIAMWLGVVGIFYGAWMAFSQTDIKRLIAYTSVSHMGFVLIAIYSGSQLAYQGAVVQMIAHGLSAAGMFIICGQLYERLHTRDMRQMGGLWGRLSFIPALSLFFAVATLGMPGTGNFVGEITILFGSFPVVPVITVISTFGLVFASVYSLIMMQRAYYGPAKSTEPLPGMTLRERLIILLLVVLLVLLGFFPQPIMDTSAAAMSNIQHWFAADAGSTISTTRP, via the coding sequence ATGCTACTACCTTGGCTAATTCTTATCCCCTTTATCGGCGGTCTGCTGTGTTGGCAATGTGAGCGTTTCGGTACCCGGGTACCGCGCTGGATAGCCTTGATTGCCATGGGGCTGACACTGGCGCTTTCATTGCTGTTGTGGCAGCAGGGCGGATACACCCTGGCGATGGCCCAGGGGTTGCCGCAATGGCAGGTGGAGTATCTGCTCCCCTGGATCCCGCGCTTCGGTATTAGCATCCATCTGGCGCTGGATGGCCTGTCGCTGCTGATGGTGGTGCTGACCGGGTTGCTCGGGGTGCTGGCTATCCTCTGCTCCTGGCGGGAAATTCAGCGCTACCAGGGCTTCTTCCACCTTAACTTGCTGTGGATCCTGGGCGGCGTTATCGGCGTGTTCTTGGCCATCGACATGTTTCTCTTCTTTTTCTTCTGGGAAATGATGTTGGTGCCGATGTATTTTCTCATCGCGCTCTGGGGGCATAAAGCCTCCGACGGCAAGACCCGTATTACCGCTGCGATCAAATTCTTTATTTATACCCAGGCAAGCGGCCTGGTGATGTTGGTGGCGATACTCGGCCTGGTGCTGGTGCACTATAACGCCACCGGCGTCTGGACCTTCAATTATGAAGACCTGCTGCGCACGCCGATGTCGAAACGGCTGGAATACCTGCTGATGCTGGGGTTCTTTTTGGCCTTCGCGGTCAAAATGCCGGTGATGCCGCTGCATGGCTGGCTGCCGGACGCCCACAGCCAGGCGCCCACCGCCGGTTCGGTGGACCTGGCGGGGATATTGCTGAAAACCGCGGCCTACGGGATGCTGCGCTTTAGCCTGCCGCTGTTTCCTCACGCCTCGCACCAGTTTGCCCCCATCGCCATGTGGCTTGGGGTGGTGGGCATCTTTTACGGCGCCTGGATGGCGTTCTCGCAGACCGATATCAAGCGCCTCATCGCCTATACCAGCGTGTCCCACATGGGCTTTGTGCTGATTGCCATCTACAGCGGCAGCCAGCTGGCCTATCAGGGCGCGGTGGTACAGATGATCGCCCATGGTCTGTCGGCCGCCGGCATGTTCATTATTTGCGGTCAGCTGTATGAGCGCCTACACACCCGCGATATGCGGCAAATGGGCGGTCTGTGGGGCCGGCTGAGCTTTATTCCGGCGCTGTCGCTCTTTTTCGCCGTCGCGACGCTCGGCATGCCGGGCACCGGCAACTTTGTTGGCGAGATTACCATTTTGTTCGGCAGTTTCCCGGTGGTACCGGTGATTACGGTGATTTCCACGTTCGGTCTGGTGTTCGCATCAGTCTACTCGCTTATCATGATGCAGCGCGCGTATTACGGCCCGGCTAAATCCACCGAGCCGCTGCCGGGTATGACGCTGCGCGAACGACTGATTATTTTGTTGCTGGTGGTGCTGCTGGTGCTGCTCGGGTTCTTCCCGCAGCCGATTATGGATACCTCGGCCGCCGCCATGAGCAATATCCAGCACTGGTTCGCCGCCGACGCCGGTTCCACTATTTCAACGACAAGGCCGTAA
- the menC gene encoding o-succinylbenzoate synthase, with the protein MRWTAGEASESTLDAAPPSVGFGISCALAAMPGARVAKLKVGLYEAIRDSLTVNMLLSALPDLRLRLDANRRWTCDRALQFARYLAPGCLSRIDFLEEPCGRPDDSLAFAEQTGIPIAWNESAREPGFTLHAVPGVAALVVKPSLTGALARCRQTLECAQEFGLTAVISSGVESSLALTQLSRLAQWLTPAVTPGLDTLSLMQAQLVRPWPGCDLPLLSWAQLEPIGTMP; encoded by the coding sequence ATGCGCTGGACGGCGGGGGAGGCGTCGGAGTCGACGCTTGATGCCGCCCCGCCCTCGGTCGGTTTTGGCATCAGCTGCGCGCTGGCGGCTATGCCAGGCGCGCGGGTGGCCAAGCTTAAGGTGGGGCTGTATGAGGCGATCCGGGACAGCCTGACGGTGAATATGCTGTTATCGGCCTTGCCCGATTTGCGCCTGCGGCTGGATGCTAACCGCCGCTGGACGTGCGATCGCGCCTTGCAGTTCGCCCGCTATCTGGCGCCGGGCTGCCTGTCCCGCATCGATTTTCTTGAAGAGCCCTGCGGCCGCCCTGACGATTCGCTGGCTTTCGCGGAGCAAACCGGCATCCCCATCGCCTGGAACGAGAGCGCGCGCGAGCCGGGCTTTACCCTGCATGCCGTTCCCGGGGTGGCTGCGCTAGTGGTAAAACCCAGCCTGACGGGGGCGCTGGCGCGCTGCCGCCAGACGCTGGAGTGCGCCCAGGAGTTTGGTTTGACGGCGGTCATCAGCTCCGGCGTGGAATCGAGTCTGGCGCTGACCCAGCTTTCACGCCTGGCGCAGTGGCTAACGCCCGCGGTGACGCCGGGGCTAGATACGCTGTCGTTGATGCAGGCGCAACTGGTGCGGCCCTGGCCGGGCTGTGATTTACCGCTGCTGTCTTGGGCGCAGTTGGAGCCCATCGGGACAATGCCATGA
- the nuoI gene encoding NADH-quinone oxidoreductase subunit NuoI, giving the protein MTLKELAIGCGTTLRSIWMIGMQAFNKRETRMYPDVPVNPPPRFRGRIVLTRDPDGDERCVACNLCAVACPVGCISLQKAETKDGRWYSEFFRINFSRCIFCGLCEEACPTTAIQLTPDFEMGEFKRQDLVYEKEDLLISGPGKYPEYNFYRMAGMAIAGKDKGEAEKEAKPIDVKGLLP; this is encoded by the coding sequence ATGACGTTAAAAGAGTTAGCGATTGGCTGCGGGACCACGCTGCGCAGCATCTGGATGATAGGCATGCAGGCGTTCAACAAGCGCGAAACCCGCATGTACCCGGACGTGCCGGTTAATCCGCCGCCCCGTTTCCGCGGCCGTATCGTGCTGACGCGCGACCCTGACGGCGATGAGCGCTGCGTGGCCTGTAACCTGTGCGCGGTCGCCTGCCCGGTGGGCTGCATCTCGCTGCAGAAAGCGGAGACCAAAGACGGCCGTTGGTACTCGGAATTCTTTCGCATCAATTTCTCGCGCTGTATTTTCTGCGGCCTGTGCGAAGAGGCGTGTCCTACCACCGCCATCCAGCTCACCCCGGATTTCGAGATGGGCGAGTTCAAGCGCCAGGATCTGGTGTATGAAAAAGAGGATTTGCTGATTTCGGGGCCGGGTAAATATCCGGAATACAACTTCTACCGCATGGCCGGTATGGCGATCGCCGGCAAGGACAAAGGCGAGGCGGAAAAAGAAGCCAAACCCATCGATGTAAAAGGCTTGCTGCCCTAA